In a genomic window of Kwoniella newhampshirensis strain CBS 13917 chromosome 8, whole genome shotgun sequence:
- a CDS encoding phosphoribosylaminoimidazolecarboxamide formyltransferase/IMP cyclohydrolase, translating to MSSEAPIALLSVYDKTGLLPFAKGLKELGFRLLGSGGTAKMIREAGLEIEDVSSITKAPEMLGGRVKTLHPAVHGGILSRDIPSDLADLSTNSISPITLVVCNLYPFVLQTSKPDCTLAGAIEEIDIGGVTLLRAAAKNHGRVSIISSPSDYETIIAELKAKGSVTEETRRGLALKAFEDTKSYDEAISDYFRKVYATPGAEDDFKAGAGVGYQRLQLRYGANPHQKPAQAFVEKGEMPITTLSGSPGYINLLDALNSWALVKELAAALDLPAAASFKHVSPAGAAVGLPLDERAAKVFGVEDLKDLSPLACAYARARGADRMSSFGDFIALSHTVDTPTAKIISREVSDGVIAPGYEPEALEILKKKKGGKYCVLKMDPNYVPAEIETRQVYGISLQQKRNDIKIDESLFQNVVTKNKDLPKSAVIDLIVSTLALKYTQSNSVCYALNGTVIGLGAGQQSRIHCTRLAGDKADNWWLRHHPRVLALPFKKGTKRADKANAIDLFVTGQAFEAEGGERAQWESMFDSVPEPLTKEEKTSHMAELKGVACASDAFFPFPDNVHRAKRSGATYLAAPSGSIMDAECIKAADENDLVFCHTNLRLFHH from the exons ATGTCATCAGAAGCTCCcattg ctcttctctccgTCTATGACAAGACcggtcttcttcccttcgccAAGGGGCTCAAAGAGCTCGGCTTCAGGCTCTTGGGAAGTGGTGGTACCGCCAAGATGATCCGTGAGGCTGGCTTGGAGATCGA GGACGTCTCGAGCATCACCAAGGCTCCGGAGATGTTGGGTGGTCGTGTCAAGACCCTTCATCCTGCAGTTCACGGAG GTATACTCTCGCGGGATATCCCTTCCGACCTTGCCGACCTCTCCACGaactccatctctcccatcaCTCTCGTCGTCTGCAACCTCTACCCTTTCGTTCTCCAGACCTCCAAGCCGGACTGTACTCTCGCCGGCGccatcgaggagatcgacatTGGAGGTGTCACCCTTCTCCGTGCCGCTGCCAAGAACCACGGTCGTGtgtccatcatctcttcgccATCCGACTACGAGACCATCATCGCCGAGCTCAAGGCGAAGGGCTCAGTGACAGAggagacaaggagaggttTGGCTCTCAAGGCGTTCGAGGACACCAAGAGCTACGACGAGGCGATCAGTGATTACTTCCGAAAGGTTTACGCCACTCCCGGAGCTGAGGATGATTTCAAGGCTGGCGCTGGCGTTGGCTACCAAAGATTACAGTTGAGATACGGTGCCAACCCTCATCAGAAGCCCGCTCAGGCCTTtgtcgagaagggagagatgcCCATCACTA CCCTCTCTGGTTCTCCTGGTTACATCAACCTCCTTGACGCTCTCAACTCTTGGGCTCTCGTCAAGGAGCTTGCCGCCGCCCTCGATCTCCCCGCCGCTGCCTCTTTCAAGCACGTCTCTCCTGCCGGTGCTGCTGTTGGTCTTCCTTTGGACGAGCGAGCTGCCAAGGTGTTCGGGGTCGAGGACCTGAAGgatctctctcctcttgctTGTGCTTATGCTCGAGCccgag GTGCCGACCGAATGTCCTCCTTCGGTGACTTCATCGCTCTCTCCCATACTGTCGACACTCCCACCGCCAAGATCATTTCTCGAGAAGTCTCCGACGGTGTCATCGCTCCTGGATACGAGCCTGAGGCTCTCGAGATCTtgaagaaaaagaagggCGGAAAGTATTGTGTTCTTAAG ATGGACCCCAACTACGTTCCTGCTGAGATCGAGACCAGACAAGTCTACGGTATCTCTTTGCAACAAAAACGAAATGACATAAAAATTGACGAGAGCTTGTTCCAAAATGTTGTGACCAAGAACAAGGAT CTTCCCAAGTCTGCCGTCATCGATCTCATTGTCTccactctcgctctcaaATACACCCAATCCAACTCTGTCTGCTACGCCCTGAATGGTACCGTCATAGGTCTCGGCGCCGGCCAACAATCACGAATCCACTGCACCCGGTTAGCCGGTGACAAGGCCGACAACTGGTGGTTGCGACACCACCCTCGTGTCCTCGCCCTCCCCTTCAAGAAGGGTACCAAGCGAGCGGACAAGGCCAACGCCATCGACCTGTTCGTCACCGGTCAGGCGTTCGAGGCTGAGGGTGGTGAGCGAGCCCAATGGGAGAGCATGTTCGACTCTGTCCCCGAGCCAttgacgaaggaggagaaaacGTCACACATGGCAGAGCTCAAGGGTGTCGCTTGTGCTTCCGACGcgttcttccccttccccgACAACGTCCACAGGGCCAAGCGAAGTGGTGCCACTTATCTCGCGGCGCCGAGCGGAAGTATAATGGATGCTGAATGCATCAAGGCCGCGGATGAGAACGACCTGGTCTTCTGCCACACCAACTTGAGATTG TTCCACCATTAG